GCCGGTACGCGCCGCCCACCCCCCGGGTGGACTCCACTGGAATGCCCAGGTCCTGAAGGCGCGCGATATACCGCTGCACGGTGCGCGGGCTGACCTCCAGCCGCCGCGCCAGTTCCGCACCCGTCACGCGCTCGTGCGCCTGAAGGAGTTCCAGCACGGTCAGCACCCGCATGGAGGGGTCGTACATGTCCCCAGCTTGCCACCAAAATGCGACAGGTGTTGACGGGAATCCCGGTTACGCTGAAAGCGGAAAGCCAGCTTCCCCTTTCGGCTGGCCCCACTGGAGGAACCATGACGCAGGCTGACACCGCATCCACCGTCCTCACGCCCTCCCTGATGACGCCCGAGTATCTGCTGGCCGACTGGCAGGGTCACCGCCGCCTGACCCGCCGGGTGATCGAGGCATTCCCGGAAGACCAGCTCTTCACCTTCACCGCCGCCCCGCCCATGCGGTCCTTCGGGGAGATGGCCTGGGAACTCTACGGCGTCGCGCTCTATACCCTGGAAGGGCTGGTCACCGACGAGTGGCCGAATCCCGACTGGACCGAGAAGCCCCCGCACGAAAAGGCGGCGCTGCTGGCCGCCTGGGACGAATTGACCCGCCGGATGGACGCTGAGCTGCCCACGGTGCCGCCTGCCCGCTATCAGGAAGAAAAGGCGCTGTTCTGGGGCACCATGTCCGCGCTCACCACGGCCCTCTACGCCATCGACAACGAGATTCACCACCGGGGGCAGGGCTACGTCTACCTGCGCGCCCTCGGGATCGAGCCGCCGCCCTTCTACGAGCGGTGAGCTGAGTTCGGCGGCAGGACAGCCGGGCAGAGGCCGGAGCACTCAAGCTCTGGCCTTTTTCTGTTGCTGGCCCACCCGGGAGCTTGGTCAAGAAGTTCTTTAGACTTCATCTGTGTGTCTGCGCGTACTGTCAGGCCATGAACAAGCCGAGGAATGAGGAGAGCCTCCCGTGACCAGGCCACGCCGGATTGGTGACCTGGAACTGGCGCAGGATCTGGAGTTTCACCGCCGCGAAGTCAGGATAGAGCGCCTCGGCTGGGCGGCCATGCTGCTGATCGTCCTGGCCGCCCTGCTGGGGCTGTTCGGCTCCGGCCCGCTCAGCGAGAAGCGGGTCCAGACCCCGGACGGCGGCTTGCAGGTCAAGTACAACCGATTTGCGCGGTACATGGCGCCCACCGAACTCCGGCTGACCTTCAGCCCCGGGGCCGTGCGCGACGATCAGGTCCACATCTGGTTGAGCCGCGAGTACCTGCAACACATGGAAATCCAGAAGATCATCCCGGAGCCGGATTCGGCGCAGCTCGAAGGCAACCGCCTGACCTATACCTTCAACGCGCTGCAAAACGGCCAGCCGGGGCAGATCTTGTTCGAGCTGCAAACGGAAGCCATCGGCCGCCTGAGAGGGGCGGCGGGCCTGGCCGGAGCGTCCGGGAACACCCAGGAAGTCCGCTTCACGTCATTTATTTACCCCTGAATTCCCTGACCCCCAGAGGAGGCCCCGATGGACGCCGTTTTACGTTCCGCCGCCATTTACCTGTTCCTGCTGCTGATCTTCCGGGTGGCCGGAAAGCGGACGCTGACCCAGATCACCACCTTCGACTTCGTGCTGCTGCTGATCATCAGCGAGGTGACGCAGCAGGCGATGGTGGGCGATGACTTCTCGCTCACCCAGTCAATGCTGGCGATCATCACCCTGGTCGGGCTGGATATCGGCCTCTCGCTGTGGAAGCAGCGTTCGCCGGGGCTGGAACTTCTGGTGGACAGTGCCCCGGTTCTGATTCTGGAGAACGGTCAGCCGATCAAGGACCGCATGAAGCAGCTCCGCGTCGACGAGTCGGACATCCTGAATGCCGCGCGGGAACTGCAAGGTCTGGAACGCCTGGACCAGATCAAGTACGCCATCCTCGAACGCTCCGGCAGTATCTCGGTCATTCCCAAGCCGAACGCCGCGGGCTGACGGCGCAGGGCGAAGCGGCCGGGGGGATGCTGTCCCGGCCGCCTCGCCCTGCGGTGGCTGATTACTTCAGTTGTGCGATCACCGCGTCGGTGAATTCCTTGGTGCCCGCCGTGCCGCCCAGGTCGCGGGTGCGCGGGCCCTCCGCCAGCACGGTGTTCACGGCCTGGTCGATCCGGCGGGCCACGTCGTGCGCGCCGAGGTGGTCGAGCATCAGCACGGCGGCCAGGATGGTCGCGGTGGGATTGCTGATCCCCTGCCCGGCGATGTCGGGCGCGCTGCCGTGAACGCTCTCGAAGATGCCGAAGCGGTCCCCGACGTTGCCGCTGGCCGCGATGCCCAGGCCGCCCACCAGCCCCGCCGCCAGGTCGGAGAGGATGTCCCCGAACATGTTGGTCATCACCATCACGTCGAACTGGGTGGGGTTGCGGACGAGCTGCATGGCCGCGTTGTCCACGATCATGGTGTTCGTGTTCAGCCCCTCGACGTTCTTCGTCAGGTCGAGGATGGTGTTCATGAAGAGGCCCTGCGTGACGGGCAGCACGTTGCTCTTGTGCACGACCGTCAGCTTCTGGCGGCGCTTCAGGGCGAGGTCGATGGCGAAGCGGCCGATGCGCTCGCTGGCGTCTTTGGTGATCACGGTGTCCGCGATGGCCGTGTCGCCGTAGCGGCGCTCCTGCTCGACATAGAGGCCCTGGGTGTTCTCGCGGACGATCACCAGGTCCACGTTCTCATAGGCGCCGGGGACCGGGCGGGTCTTGGTGGGGCGGACGTTGGCGTACAGGTTGTACTTGCGGCGCAGGTGGCGGATGGCGCCGAAAAAGCCGTTCGGCTTCTCACCGCTGGGGCTGGTCGCCGCGCCGAAGAGGGTCGCGTCGGTGGACTCCACCGCCTCGTAGGTCGCCTCGGGCACGCTGGTGCCGTGGTCGAGGAAGTATTCGTAGCCTGCCTCGGCGGAAACAAACTCGGCGTCCAGGCCGGAGGCTTCCAGCACGCGGCGGGCGGCGGGGATGACCTCGTGGCCGATGCCGTCCCCTTCGATCAAGCAGATGCGGTACTTCGACATAACCTCGTCAGTCTAGAGGTTCTCTGCGGCCGCCGTCACACTCCCAGCGCCGCCAGCACGTCACCGGCAACGTGACGCGCCAGCAGCGGCCCCAGCAGAAAGCCCTTGCTGCCCAGCCCCGAGAGCTGCCACGCGCCGTTTGCCGTTCGCCCCACGGTCAGGCCGGAGAGGCGGGTGCCGCTCCACCGCCCCGTCACCGTTGCGCCGCCCAGGTCCGTCAGCGCCTCCGCCTTGCCCAGCAGCCACGTCAGCGACCGCAGCGGCAACACCGGCTCCCGCCAGGTAGGCGTGGGCGCCTCGAAAGTCGCGCCCAGCACCCCGCCGACCCCGGCCGGGGCGAGGTACGCGCCGAAGCTCACGGGCAGGGCCGTGACCGGGCGCTCCAGCGTCAGGAGGGTCCCTGCCCGGTGCGTTCCCGCTGCGCCTGCCCAGGCCGCTCCCACCGCACCCCCGCACCACACCGCGGCGTCACCCCGCAGAACCTCCCCACTTTCCAGGGTGACGGAGCGGGCGTCCCAGGCCCGTGCCCGTGCCTGCACGACCTCCGCCCCCGAGACGGCCAGCAGGCCCGCCGTGAAGGCCGCGCCATCCAGCCAGCCGCCCTCCGGCAGCCAGAGGGCGTGTCTCCAGCCCGGGGCCAGCGGGACCGGGAACGCCTCCGGCTCCAGCCACCCGTGCGGCCACGCCGGGGGCAGGTTCCGCTCGAATTTCTGCCGCGTCCGGTCGTCGGGCACGGGGCGCAGCACGCCGACCCGGCCGTGAGGGACGGTCAGGCCCGCCTCCCGCAGCGCGTCCACCAGCGCCCAGGTCAGGCGCAGGCCCTCCACCGCGCCCGGTTCCACCTGCCCGGCCTGTCCCCGCACGGGATTGACCAGGGCCGAGGGAACGCGGCTGGCGGCGTGACGTCCGGCATCGATCACCGTCACTCGTGCCCCTGCCCGCGCGGCGAAATAGGCGACGGACGCGCCCGCTACGCCCCCACCGATCACCAGGAGATGCGGGGCAGCCCTCACGCTTCCCGGACCGCCCGCAGGCATTCCCGTTTTCCCGGCGGGCCGGGCCGCTTCTCCACCTTCAGCCCGGCTCCCGCGAGCGTGCGGCGAACATGCCCGGCGGCGCTGTAGGTGGCGAGAAGGCCCCCCGGCGCGAGGGCACGGGCGAGCCGTGCCGCGAGGGCGGGCGTCCAGACTTCCGGGTTGCGGGCGGGGGAGAAGCCGTCGAGATAGAGGGCGCTGGCCCAGCCATGCGGCAGGTCGGCCTCCCGCACGTCGGTGAAGTGGACCGTGAGCGTGGCGCCGGGCACCTGCACGAGCAGGGGGGACGCCTGCCCCCACCCCTTCAGCAGCGCGGCCCAGGCGGGATGCTCCGCCCCCTCACCCCCTTCCCCGACGGCGCGCAGCACCTCAGCGGGGGCGGGATCGAATTCGTAGGCGAGGTAGTCCAGCGGCACGCCGCGCCGCACCACCTCGGCCAGTGTCGCCCGGAAGTTCACGCCCAGGCCGAAGCCCACCTCCAGCACGCGCGGTGCGGGATGCCGGTGCGTCCCGGTGCCCTCCACGAACACGTGCCGCGCCTGGGCCGCCGCCCCGTGCCGCGAGCCGTACGCCTCGCCGAAGCGGGCGCTCAGGGCCGTGCGCGAGCCGGCGGGGGTCAGGATGATCTCGCCCGCCGGACGGTCAGGGATGGGGCCTGGCGGCATGAGGCAGAGGATAGGGGGCGGACGGCGGGAAAGAAACGGGGCGGAGCAGGGGCCCAGGCTTTCAGCCGCTTTACCTGTGGGGCGAGGCAACCTCCTCCCCCGGTTGTCTCGGCCTTTCCTGCCTGCCCGTCCACCTACTCCCGGCGTGGGCCGGGCATCGTCCGGTCGCGGACCAGGCCCTGCGGGTCTTCCACGTCCAGTTCCTCGCGGCGCAGGGTGATGTCCTCGCTGCGGGTGTAGGACCGTGCCTGCCGGGCGATGGTCACTTCGCTCATCGGGTACACCTGTTTCTCGATCAGGGCGCGTTCCTCGTACAGCGGCACCTCGTAGGTCCGGCCGACTTCCAGCGCCTCGCCGTTCAGCGTCACCCGGCCGCCGGTCCCCTCCTGAACGGTGATTTCCAGGTGTTCGCTGTGCAGGGTGATGGGCACGACCTCCTGCCGCTCGGTGACCACCCGGCGCACCTGCACGCTCCCGACGCCCTCGCGGATCACCTCCACCTGGGCGCGTTCCTCGTGCAGGACCAGCCGCTCGATCACCTCGCGCTCCTCGGCGGCCTGTTGCCTCTCCCGCTCTCGTTCGTCCATGGCTTCTCCTTTCTCCCCGGCGGTCCTGCCTGGCGCCTCAGGGCGCAAAAGAGGCGGGGTCGCCCCCGCCCCC
The window above is part of the Deinococcus metallilatus genome. Proteins encoded here:
- a CDS encoding DUF2382 domain-containing protein; protein product: MDERERERQQAAEEREVIERLVLHEERAQVEVIREGVGSVQVRRVVTERQEVVPITLHSEHLEITVQEGTGGRVTLNGEALEVGRTYEVPLYEERALIEKQVYPMSEVTIARQARSYTRSEDITLRREELDVEDPQGLVRDRTMPGPRRE
- a CDS encoding DUF421 domain-containing protein; this encodes MDAVLRSAAIYLFLLLIFRVAGKRTLTQITTFDFVLLLIISEVTQQAMVGDDFSLTQSMLAIITLVGLDIGLSLWKQRSPGLELLVDSAPVLILENGQPIKDRMKQLRVDESDILNAARELQGLERLDQIKYAILERSGSISVIPKPNAAG
- a CDS encoding DinB family protein; this encodes MTQADTASTVLTPSLMTPEYLLADWQGHRRLTRRVIEAFPEDQLFTFTAAPPMRSFGEMAWELYGVALYTLEGLVTDEWPNPDWTEKPPHEKAALLAAWDELTRRMDAELPTVPPARYQEEKALFWGTMSALTTALYAIDNEIHHRGQGYVYLRALGIEPPPFYER
- the mnmD gene encoding tRNA (5-methylaminomethyl-2-thiouridine)(34)-methyltransferase MnmD; protein product: MPPGPIPDRPAGEIILTPAGSRTALSARFGEAYGSRHGAAAQARHVFVEGTGTHRHPAPRVLEVGFGLGVNFRATLAEVVRRGVPLDYLAYEFDPAPAEVLRAVGEGGEGAEHPAWAALLKGWGQASPLLVQVPGATLTVHFTDVREADLPHGWASALYLDGFSPARNPEVWTPALAARLARALAPGGLLATYSAAGHVRRTLAGAGLKVEKRPGPPGKRECLRAVREA
- a CDS encoding isocitrate/isopropylmalate dehydrogenase family protein; this translates as MSKYRICLIEGDGIGHEVIPAARRVLEASGLDAEFVSAEAGYEYFLDHGTSVPEATYEAVESTDATLFGAATSPSGEKPNGFFGAIRHLRRKYNLYANVRPTKTRPVPGAYENVDLVIVRENTQGLYVEQERRYGDTAIADTVITKDASERIGRFAIDLALKRRQKLTVVHKSNVLPVTQGLFMNTILDLTKNVEGLNTNTMIVDNAAMQLVRNPTQFDVMVMTNMFGDILSDLAAGLVGGLGIAASGNVGDRFGIFESVHGSAPDIAGQGISNPTATILAAVLMLDHLGAHDVARRIDQAVNTVLAEGPRTRDLGGTAGTKEFTDAVIAQLK
- a CDS encoding NAD(P)/FAD-dependent oxidoreductase, with product MPAGGPGSVRAAPHLLVIGGGVAGASVAYFAARAGARVTVIDAGRHAASRVPSALVNPVRGQAGQVEPGAVEGLRLTWALVDALREAGLTVPHGRVGVLRPVPDDRTRQKFERNLPPAWPHGWLEPEAFPVPLAPGWRHALWLPEGGWLDGAAFTAGLLAVSGAEVVQARARAWDARSVTLESGEVLRGDAAVWCGGAVGAAWAGAAGTHRAGTLLTLERPVTALPVSFGAYLAPAGVGGVLGATFEAPTPTWREPVLPLRSLTWLLGKAEALTDLGGATVTGRWSGTRLSGLTVGRTANGAWQLSGLGSKGFLLGPLLARHVAGDVLAALGV